A DNA window from Leucoraja erinacea ecotype New England unplaced genomic scaffold, Leri_hhj_1 Leri_366S, whole genome shotgun sequence contains the following coding sequences:
- the LOC129693606 gene encoding histone H2B-like, whose product MPTVVAAAAATGGASAASAKGAISKKGSKKTAMKMSRKGDKKHRKARKESYSAYIYKVLKQVHPDTGISSKAMSVSNSFVNDIFERIASEASRLVHYTRRQTISSREIQSAVRLLLPGELAKHAVSEGTKAVTKYTNSSK is encoded by the coding sequence ATGCCGACCGTcgttgccgccgccgccgccactggTGGTGCCTCGGCGGCGAGCGCCAAAGGCGCCATCTCCAAGAAGGGCTCGAAGAAGACGGCCATGAAGATGAGCCGCAAGGGCGACAAGAAGCACAGGAAGGCCAGGAAGGAGAGCTACAGCGCCTACATCTACAAGGTGCTGAAGCAGGTGCACCCGGACACGGGCATCTCCTCCAAGGCCATGAGCGTCAGCAACTCCTTCGTCAACGACATCTTCGAGCGCATCGCCTCCGAGGCCTCCCGCCTGGTGCACTACACCCGCCGCCAGACCATCTCCTCCCGGGAGATCCAGAGCGCCGTCCGCCTGCTGCTGCCCGGAGAACTGGCCAAACACGCCGTCTCGGAGGGGACGAAAGCGGTCACCAAATACACCAACTCCTCCAAGTAG